In the Profundibacter amoris genome, ACAGCGGTGCCTCTGCGTTATTGGCAATACCGATGGTGCGCGCGCCCGCCTTTTTGGCCAGATCGGAAATGGTGCAGGGGTATGGTGTGCTGCCGCTGGCCGTCACCGCGATCACCACATCACCGTGCCGGATGTGTTTTGCCGCCTGTTCGGCCTCGGAAACGTTGTCTTCGGTGTGACCGGGCATTGCGGCATCCACCGGCAAACCGCCCGCCATCAACAGGCGGATCCGGTCCGGCGCGATGCCGAATGTTCCACCCAGTTCCAAACCGTCGGCAATTGCCATCAGCGCCGAGGAGCCGGCGGCAGCATAGATCAGCCGCCCGCCATTGCGCATCGCATCGGCCATCATATCCGCCGCATCAGCAATCGGAACCATCGCGGATTCCACCGCCGCAACCGCCGCCTTTTGCCCTGCCAGAACCCGCGCCAGAACAGCGACCTCCGGCATGGTATCAATACCGGAACACTCTGTTGCAACAGCTTCGGTTTGCGGCAGCGCCATATGATTCCCCCAAGGACTCTTTTCCAAAGAATACCTTTTTAATACCTTTTGTCTATCCCCATTGTTTTAGCGCTAAATCCCGATGTTTTTCAAATAATTCCTGTAAATGGCATATTTTCCAGCCTTTCAATTTCGCAAGAGGTATTATAAAGGTATTATCATGTCTGACCAAAACAGCACCATTCTTGTGGGAATCGATGGCGGCGGCACGGGGTGCCGTGTGGCGATTGCCGATGCGGATCGCAATATCATTGGAACGGCCAAGGGTGGCCCCGCCAATCCGACCTACACCCCGCAACAGGCCCGCGACAATATTCTGGCCGCAATTGATGCCGCCCGCCTTGACGCTGGGCTGGAGCAGACAGCCATAAACTCTGCCCGTGCCTATGTCGGCCTTGCGGGCATCCGCAATGACACCGACGCCGAATTCATCGCCGAAATCCTGCCCTTCGCACAGGCCAGAGTGGTCGAGGATCGCGCAACCACCGTCACCGGCGCATTGGCTGGCGGGGACGGGGCCGTTGCCGCCATCGGCACCGGTTCCTTTGTCGCCCGCAGCAAGGGGGGCAAAACCGGCTATCTGGGCGGTTGGGGGTTCCGGCTGGGCGATCAGGCTTCGGGTGCGTGGCTGGGCCGTAATCTGCTGGAACGGGTGATCCTGTGCGCCGAAGGGATCGAACCCCACAGCGATCTGACCCGGGAAACCCTGGCGCGCTATGATGATGACCCCCATGCGATTTACGAATTCGGCAACGCGGCCACACCGGCAGAATTCGGCAAACTGGCCCCGCTGGTGGTAGACGCCGCCAACAAGGGCGACCCGACCGCCACCGCCATGATGCGCGACGGGGCGGATTACATCGTCAAGGCGCTGAACACGCTGGGTTACAGACCGGACGAACCCCTGTGCCTGACCGGTGGTCTGGGGCCGCATTATACAAATTTCCTGCAGGCCTCCTTTGCCAGACAGGTGATGATGCCCAAGGGCAGCGCCCTTGATGGCGCCTTGTTGCTGGCATCGCGGATGGGGGATGCGCCATGAAGATGGAGGAATTCCTGAAGCCGGAAAACTGGCTGGCCCCTGCCTCCGGCCCGCGATACCTGCAATTGCGCCGCCGTCTGGATCAGGCGATCGACAGTGGCTTGCTGCAACCCGGAACCCCCCTGCCCTCGGAACGCGAAATCGCGGCACTGGCCGACCTTTCGCGCGTCACCGTGCGCAAGGCCATTCAGGCGTTGGCCGATGATGGCGCGGTGGTGCAGCGGCACGGCTCGGGATCTTTCGTCGCCTCGCGCCCGCCGCGGGTGGAGCAATCACTGTCGCAACTGACATCCTTTACCGAAGACATGTCGCGCCGCGGGATGGAAACCAAAGCCCTGTGGCTGGAACGCGGGCTGTTCCTGCCCTCGCCCCAAGAGGTGGTCGCACTGGGGCTGAGTGCGGGCGATTCCGTTTCCCGCCTTGCCCGCCTGCGCATGGCCAATGAACGGCCGATGGCGATCGAGCGCGCGTCATTGCCGGTCGATGTGTTGCCCAATCCGACGCTGGTGCAGGAGTCCCTTTACGCCGCGCTGGATGCCAGCGGCCACCGCCCCGTGCGCGCGATCCAGAAGATCACCGCGATCAATCTGGATGACCGCGACGCCGATCTTCTGGATGTCGAACCCCACACCGCCGGATTGAAGATCGAGCGCACCTCGTATCTGCCCGAAGGGCGCGTTGTCGAATTTACCCGATCCATTTATCGCAGCGATGCCTATGATTTCGTAGCCGAACTGCGCCTGTCAAACAGCAAGGGCACCTGATGCAAGAACCCATGAGCAATATGCGCCGCGAGGTGCTGGAAATTCCCGATGCGGTGGACCGCCTGCTGACCCGCGATCTGGGGACGATTGACGCCGCCGCAGACACCCTGCGCCAATCCAGCCCCGCCTTTCTGGCCACGGTCGCGCGCGGTTCGTCCGACCATGTGGCAACCTATCTGAAATACGCCAGCGAATTGCTGTTGGGGGTGCCGGTGGCCTCGTTAGGGCCGTCCATCGCCTCGATCTATGACACGCCGCTGAAACTGAAACAGGCGGCCTGCATCTCGATCTCGCAATCGGGCAAAAGCCCCGATATCGTCGCCATGGCCCAATCGGCCACGGATCAGGGGGCGCTGACACTGGCGATCACCAATGACCCTGTGTCGCCTTTGGCCGAGGCCAGCCAGCACACCATCGACATCCACGCCGGACCGGAATTAAGCGTGGCAGCGACGAAAACTTTCGTCAATTCCGCCGTTGCCGCCCTGTTATTGTTGGCCCGCTGGAAGGGGGATGTCGAACTGATGGCCGCCATCCATACCCTGCCCGACCAACTGGCGCAGGCCTGTCAAACCCATTGGCCCAACCTGCGCGATGCCTTGGATGGTCATTCCTCGATCTTTACCCTTGGGCGCGGGCCGTCTTGGGCCATGTCGAACGAAGCGGCGCTGAAATTCAAGGAAACCTGCCAGATCCACGCCGAATCCTATTCCTCGGCCGAGGTGCTGCATGGCCCCGTTTCCATCGTTGGCGCGGATTTCCCCGTGCTGGGCCTGACCGCTGCGGATGCCGCCGAAGATGCTTTGGTTGAAGTCGCCGATGCCATCGCCGCCAAGGGGGCAAAGGTGTTCGTGACCTCGGACAAATGCAAAACCGCCGAGCGGCTGGAGCATATCCGCACGGACCATCCGCTGACCGACCCGATTTCGCTGATCACCTCGTTTTATGCGATGGTGGAACGCCTTGCCACCGCGCGCGGGATC is a window encoding:
- a CDS encoding N-acetylmuramic acid 6-phosphate etherase — protein: MALPQTEAVATECSGIDTMPEVAVLARVLAGQKAAVAAVESAMVPIADAADMMADAMRNGGRLIYAAAGSSALMAIADGLELGGTFGIAPDRIRLLMAGGLPVDAAMPGHTEDNVSEAEQAAKHIRHGDVVIAVTASGSTPYPCTISDLAKKAGARTIGIANNAEAPLFATSDIAIHLPTPPEVIGGSTRLGAATAQKAALNMMSTLMGIKLGHVHDGMMVNLLADNAKLRKRAAGMVATIAGVDVARAQACLQASGGVVKTAVLLAVGVEGAENAEAMLDTAQGNLRAALTAHGFYE
- a CDS encoding GntR family transcriptional regulator, with the protein product MKMEEFLKPENWLAPASGPRYLQLRRRLDQAIDSGLLQPGTPLPSEREIAALADLSRVTVRKAIQALADDGAVVQRHGSGSFVASRPPRVEQSLSQLTSFTEDMSRRGMETKALWLERGLFLPSPQEVVALGLSAGDSVSRLARLRMANERPMAIERASLPVDVLPNPTLVQESLYAALDASGHRPVRAIQKITAINLDDRDADLLDVEPHTAGLKIERTSYLPEGRVVEFTRSIYRSDAYDFVAELRLSNSKGT
- a CDS encoding BadF/BadG/BcrA/BcrD ATPase family protein codes for the protein MSDQNSTILVGIDGGGTGCRVAIADADRNIIGTAKGGPANPTYTPQQARDNILAAIDAARLDAGLEQTAINSARAYVGLAGIRNDTDAEFIAEILPFAQARVVEDRATTVTGALAGGDGAVAAIGTGSFVARSKGGKTGYLGGWGFRLGDQASGAWLGRNLLERVILCAEGIEPHSDLTRETLARYDDDPHAIYEFGNAATPAEFGKLAPLVVDAANKGDPTATAMMRDGADYIVKALNTLGYRPDEPLCLTGGLGPHYTNFLQASFARQVMMPKGSALDGALLLASRMGDAP
- a CDS encoding SIS domain-containing protein; the encoded protein is MQEPMSNMRREVLEIPDAVDRLLTRDLGTIDAAADTLRQSSPAFLATVARGSSDHVATYLKYASELLLGVPVASLGPSIASIYDTPLKLKQAACISISQSGKSPDIVAMAQSATDQGALTLAITNDPVSPLAEASQHTIDIHAGPELSVAATKTFVNSAVAALLLLARWKGDVELMAAIHTLPDQLAQACQTHWPNLRDALDGHSSIFTLGRGPSWAMSNEAALKFKETCQIHAESYSSAEVLHGPVSIVGADFPVLGLTAADAAEDALVEVADAIAAKGAKVFVTSDKCKTAERLEHIRTDHPLTDPISLITSFYAMVERLATARGINPDTPRHLKKVTQTR